A genome region from Brooklawnia propionicigenes includes the following:
- a CDS encoding DUF2752 domain-containing protein, giving the protein MQSHEAGPAVFSPGVALSRLLGFGAVGAAIAGAHLLFGIGLPCPLLSLTGIQCPLCGSTRAAGALAEGDVAAAWGYNALLVLVLPILIVCAVAWTVELAGGPALRPPKSWRPLTQTKIYWVAGVVGAVFMIVRNLI; this is encoded by the coding sequence GTGCAGTCTCATGAGGCCGGCCCGGCGGTCTTCTCGCCGGGAGTAGCGCTGTCGCGTCTGCTGGGCTTCGGCGCAGTCGGTGCGGCGATCGCCGGTGCTCACCTGCTCTTCGGCATCGGTCTGCCCTGTCCATTGCTGAGTCTCACCGGAATCCAGTGCCCGCTGTGTGGATCGACCAGAGCCGCTGGCGCCCTGGCCGAAGGCGACGTGGCGGCAGCCTGGGGATACAACGCGCTGCTCGTGCTGGTGCTACCAATCTTGATCGTGTGCGCGGTGGCCTGGACCGTGGAACTGGCCGGAGGACCGGCGTTGCGTCCGCCGAAGTCCTGGCGTCCGCTCACCCAGACCAAGATCTATTGGGTCGCGGGGGTTGTCGGTGCGGTGTTCATGATCGTGCGCAACCTCATCTGA
- the nrdR gene encoding transcriptional regulator NrdR has product MHCPYCRHCDSRVLDSRVSEDGTSIRRRRQCPACERRFTTIEQTQLVVVKKSGVIEPFNRDKVISGARKACKGRPVTEAQLAKLGQRVEEAIRASGQAEVPTEEVGVAILGPLSELDPVAYLRFASVYRHYTSVDDFVAEIDRMRESARADAESDAEAQLPIDLADEICQTAGAH; this is encoded by the coding sequence ATGCACTGCCCATATTGTCGTCATTGCGACTCTCGGGTGCTTGATTCCCGCGTTTCTGAGGACGGCACGAGCATTCGCCGTCGGCGGCAGTGCCCGGCTTGCGAAAGACGCTTCACCACCATCGAGCAAACTCAACTGGTAGTGGTCAAGAAGTCCGGTGTGATCGAGCCCTTCAACCGGGACAAGGTGATATCCGGCGCCCGCAAGGCCTGCAAGGGGCGTCCGGTCACCGAGGCCCAACTCGCCAAACTCGGCCAGCGGGTCGAAGAGGCCATCCGGGCATCCGGGCAGGCCGAGGTTCCCACCGAAGAGGTGGGCGTTGCCATCCTCGGTCCTCTCAGTGAACTCGATCCGGTCGCCTATCTGAGATTCGCCTCGGTCTATCGGCACTACACCAGCGTGGACGATTTCGTCGCCGAGATCGACCGGATGCGCGAAAGCGCTCGGGCCGATGCCGAGTCCGACGCCGAAGCGCAATTGCCCATCGATCTGGCGGACGAAATCTGTCAGACCGCCGGTGCACACTGA
- a CDS encoding vitamin B12-dependent ribonucleotide reductase, protein MTDTLYDDKPGTPSARGLTIDRVFTTEGVHPYDEVTWEKRDVVQTNWKTGEVVFEQRGVEFPTSWSLNASTIVTTKYFRGALGTAEREASLKTLIDRVVGKYQQTGQESGYFATDHDAEIFGQELTWLLLNQYFSFNSPVWFNVGTAAPQQVSACFILSVDDSMESILNWYREEGMIFKGGSGAGLNLSRIRSSKELLRSSGGTASGPVSFMRGADASAGTIKSGGATRRAAKMVVLDVDHPDIEEFIETKAREEDKIRALRDAGFDMDLGGKDITSVQYQNANNSVRVSDEFMQAVTDGTEFGLRARMTGEVIEKVDARELFDKIAQAAWECADPGLQYDDTINDWHTNPESGRITASNPCSEYMSLDNSSCNLASLNLMKFLRADDSFDVDRFIKAVELIITAMDISIVFADFPTESITQTTRDYRQLGIGYANLGALLMALGKGYDSEGGRSLAAAITSLMTAAAYRRSAELAGVVGTYAGYGRNADAHKRVMRKHRSANDSLRTINPIDAGLCEAAASQWDQVIEVGERNGFRNAQASLLAPTGTIGFMMDCDTTGIEPDFSLVKFKKLVGGGSMQIVNHTVPRALRNLGYLDEQIEAIVAYISDKGNVIDAPGLKPEHYEVFDTAMGVRAIKPMGHVRMMAAVQPFLSGAISKTVNLPESATVQDIADVYMEGWRLGLKAIAVYRDNCKVGQPLSNGKSAPEEDAKPAPEVRIEYRPRRLRLPKSRSGRTTSFTVAGAEGYMTSGAYEDGRLGEVFLKLGKQGSTLSGVMDAFSIAVSIGLQYGVPLESFVQKFTNLKFEPAGMTDDPDIRIAQSIMDYIFRRLALDYLSFDERAELGIYTAAERAHYVETGSYLSEEEESELPESEQLKNDAGDNVRVDAGGPLQPSLIEAHPHTTSELMEAITGLAVDAPLCLICGTKMRPSGSCYVCEGCGATSGCS, encoded by the coding sequence GTGACCGACACTCTGTATGACGACAAGCCTGGAACGCCGAGCGCTCGCGGCCTGACGATCGATCGGGTCTTCACCACCGAGGGCGTCCATCCCTATGACGAGGTCACCTGGGAAAAGCGCGATGTCGTTCAGACCAACTGGAAAACCGGTGAAGTGGTCTTCGAGCAGCGCGGGGTTGAGTTCCCGACCTCATGGAGCCTCAACGCATCCACGATCGTCACGACCAAGTACTTCCGCGGCGCGCTCGGCACCGCGGAGCGCGAAGCCAGCCTCAAGACGCTGATCGACCGCGTGGTCGGCAAGTATCAGCAGACCGGCCAGGAATCCGGCTACTTCGCGACCGACCACGATGCCGAGATCTTTGGTCAGGAACTCACCTGGTTGCTGCTGAACCAGTACTTCAGCTTCAACTCCCCGGTCTGGTTCAATGTCGGCACCGCGGCGCCGCAGCAGGTCAGCGCCTGCTTCATCCTGTCGGTCGACGACTCCATGGAATCGATCCTGAACTGGTACCGCGAAGAGGGCATGATCTTCAAGGGCGGGTCCGGCGCCGGCCTCAACCTCTCGCGGATCCGCTCCTCCAAGGAACTGCTGCGCTCGTCCGGTGGCACTGCGTCCGGCCCGGTCAGCTTCATGCGCGGTGCGGACGCATCGGCGGGCACCATCAAGTCGGGTGGCGCCACCCGCCGCGCCGCGAAGATGGTTGTGCTGGACGTCGATCACCCCGACATCGAGGAGTTCATCGAGACCAAGGCGCGCGAGGAGGACAAGATCCGTGCGCTGCGCGATGCCGGATTCGACATGGATCTCGGCGGCAAGGACATCACCTCGGTGCAGTACCAGAACGCCAACAACTCGGTTCGCGTCAGCGACGAGTTCATGCAGGCCGTGACCGATGGCACCGAGTTCGGACTGCGCGCCCGGATGACGGGCGAGGTCATCGAGAAGGTGGATGCCCGGGAGCTGTTCGACAAGATCGCCCAGGCTGCCTGGGAATGCGCCGATCCGGGTCTGCAGTACGACGACACCATTAATGACTGGCACACCAATCCCGAGTCCGGACGCATCACCGCGTCCAACCCGTGCTCGGAGTACATGAGCCTCGACAACTCCTCGTGCAATCTGGCGAGCCTGAACCTGATGAAGTTCCTGCGCGCCGACGACAGCTTCGATGTCGACAGGTTCATCAAGGCCGTCGAGCTGATCATCACCGCCATGGACATCTCGATCGTCTTCGCGGACTTCCCGACCGAGTCCATCACCCAGACGACCCGCGACTACCGTCAGCTGGGTATCGGCTACGCCAACCTCGGTGCGCTGCTGATGGCTCTCGGCAAGGGCTACGACTCCGAAGGCGGACGTTCGCTGGCTGCAGCGATCACCTCCTTGATGACCGCCGCCGCCTACCGGCGCAGCGCCGAACTGGCCGGTGTGGTCGGAACCTATGCCGGCTATGGCCGCAATGCCGACGCGCACAAGCGGGTGATGCGTAAGCATCGCAGCGCCAACGACAGCCTGCGCACGATCAACCCCATCGATGCCGGACTGTGTGAGGCCGCTGCGTCTCAGTGGGATCAGGTCATCGAGGTGGGGGAACGCAACGGTTTCCGCAACGCGCAGGCGTCCCTGCTGGCTCCGACCGGAACCATCGGCTTCATGATGGACTGCGACACCACCGGCATCGAACCGGACTTCTCGCTGGTGAAGTTCAAGAAGCTCGTGGGTGGGGGCTCGATGCAGATCGTCAACCACACGGTGCCGAGGGCGTTGCGCAACCTGGGCTACCTCGACGAGCAGATCGAGGCCATCGTGGCCTACATCAGCGACAAGGGCAATGTCATCGATGCTCCCGGGCTCAAGCCGGAACACTATGAGGTCTTCGACACGGCCATGGGTGTTCGCGCCATCAAGCCGATGGGTCATGTGCGGATGATGGCTGCGGTGCAGCCGTTCTTGTCGGGTGCTATCAGCAAGACGGTCAACCTGCCCGAATCGGCCACCGTGCAAGACATCGCCGATGTCTACATGGAGGGCTGGCGCCTCGGACTCAAGGCCATCGCCGTCTACCGCGACAACTGCAAGGTCGGCCAGCCGCTCAGCAACGGCAAGTCGGCCCCGGAGGAAGACGCGAAGCCGGCTCCCGAGGTGCGGATCGAGTATCGTCCGCGTCGCCTGCGGCTGCCGAAGTCGCGTTCGGGGCGGACGACCAGCTTCACCGTGGCGGGCGCCGAGGGCTATATGACCTCTGGTGCCTACGAAGACGGCAGGCTGGGCGAGGTCTTCCTCAAACTCGGCAAGCAGGGGTCGACGCTGTCCGGCGTGATGGATGCCTTCTCCATCGCGGTGTCGATCGGTTTGCAGTACGGCGTCCCGCTGGAGAGCTTCGTCCAGAAGTTCACCAACCTGAAGTTCGAGCCTGCCGGCATGACCGACGATCCCGATATCCGGATCGCGCAGTCGATCATGGACTACATCTTCCGCCGTCTCGCGTTGGACTACCTGTCGTTCGATGAGCGTGCCGAACTCGGCATCTACACCGCCGCAGAACGGGCTCACTATGTCGAGACCGGCAGCTACCTGAGCGAGGAGGAGGAGAGCGAGCTGCCCGAATCCGAGCAGTTGAAGAACGACGCAGGCGACAATGTCCGGGTCGATGCCGGTGGTCCGCTGCAGCCGAGCCTGATCGAGGCTCATCCGCACACCACCAGCGAGTTGATGGAGGCCATCACCGGTCTCGCGGTGGACGCTCCGCTCTGCCTGATCTGCGGCACCAAGATGCGTCCTTCCGGCAGCTGCTACGTCTGCGAGGGTTGCGGAGCAACCAGCGGCTGCAGCTGA
- a CDS encoding ABC transporter substrate-binding protein codes for MKRLLGLLLCVALAMTACSSGSDSSGASAEKPLQIGIAQIVDHPSLNALRDGFIEAMTAAGYVEGKDVVYDLKNAAGDQVTLTNIASSFTDKDLVVAIATPTAITLAQALPNTPLFFAGVTDPVGAGLVDSLDAPGGMITGTSDMPPIADQLALIKEITPDAATIGLLYTSGEVNSQIQARMVAEAAPALGLSVREATVTASSEVRQGAESLTGVDCYFVGTDNTIISGVEALVAVAEERKVPLYVSDPDSIDRGAMAALAVDYHAQGVQTGQMAAQFLADGGKPGDIPVAVAKDLQVSLNLQAAERMGVTIPQSVIDTAVKVVR; via the coding sequence ATGAAGCGCCTACTGGGATTGTTGTTGTGCGTCGCGCTGGCCATGACCGCATGTTCGTCGGGCTCGGATTCGTCAGGTGCTTCCGCAGAAAAGCCTTTGCAGATAGGCATCGCCCAGATCGTCGATCATCCGTCACTCAACGCCCTGCGCGACGGATTCATCGAGGCGATGACCGCTGCCGGCTATGTCGAGGGCAAAGATGTCGTCTACGACCTCAAGAACGCCGCCGGCGACCAGGTGACTCTCACCAATATCGCCAGCAGCTTCACCGACAAGGACCTCGTGGTCGCCATCGCGACCCCGACCGCCATCACCTTGGCTCAGGCGTTGCCCAACACCCCATTGTTCTTCGCCGGTGTCACCGATCCGGTCGGCGCCGGCCTGGTCGATTCACTCGACGCGCCGGGCGGGATGATCACCGGAACATCCGACATGCCGCCGATCGCCGATCAGCTGGCGTTGATCAAGGAGATCACCCCCGATGCCGCGACCATTGGCCTGCTGTACACCTCCGGTGAGGTGAACTCCCAGATTCAGGCTCGCATGGTCGCCGAAGCCGCCCCGGCGCTGGGGCTGAGCGTCCGCGAAGCCACCGTGACCGCCTCATCAGAGGTGCGTCAGGGAGCCGAATCGCTGACCGGCGTGGACTGCTACTTCGTCGGCACCGACAACACGATCATCTCGGGCGTCGAGGCGCTGGTTGCCGTCGCCGAAGAGCGCAAGGTCCCGCTGTACGTGTCCGACCCCGATTCGATCGACCGTGGTGCGATGGCCGCGCTTGCCGTCGATTACCACGCCCAGGGCGTCCAGACCGGTCAGATGGCCGCGCAATTCCTTGCCGACGGCGGCAAGCCGGGCGACATCCCCGTTGCGGTGGCGAAGGATCTGCAGGTCTCGCTGAATCTGCAGGCCGCCGAACGGATGGGTGTGACCATCCCGCAGTCGGTCATCGACACCGCGGTGAAGGTCGTCCGCTGA
- a CDS encoding ABC transporter substrate-binding protein — MRRIVAAGLVAMLALTACGGGSSTTEGSASPSTDDLSYDVSGVQKVDEIAALLPERIASRGTLVIAAAPDYAPAEFRAEDLQTAIGYDVDLGKALGRVLGVDTEVNAAEFASLLPGIGSTSDIGISSFTITPERTASYNMISYIMVGSSFAVQKDNPKDFDPDNLCGQTIGVQTGTYQEEELATMSDQCAADGKEAINVLSYGVQSDVTTNLIGGKVVAFYADSTVADYAVALTDGQLEVVGGVRDAAPQGIVVSADDAQLTEAIQRAMQQLMDDGTWSAILGSWGVDESAGLKTAELNPTA, encoded by the coding sequence ATGCGCCGAATCGTCGCCGCCGGCCTGGTGGCCATGCTCGCCCTGACTGCTTGTGGTGGGGGATCGTCCACCACCGAGGGATCTGCCAGCCCAAGTACTGATGATCTGAGCTACGACGTCTCGGGCGTCCAGAAGGTGGACGAGATCGCTGCGCTGCTGCCCGAGAGGATCGCCAGCAGAGGCACTCTCGTGATCGCCGCCGCCCCTGACTACGCACCGGCCGAGTTCCGCGCCGAAGACCTGCAGACCGCCATCGGCTATGACGTCGATCTGGGCAAGGCGCTCGGGCGGGTGCTCGGCGTCGACACCGAGGTAAACGCCGCCGAGTTCGCCAGCCTACTGCCCGGTATCGGATCGACTTCCGACATCGGTATTTCGTCGTTCACCATCACGCCGGAGCGCACCGCGAGCTACAACATGATCTCCTACATCATGGTGGGCTCCTCGTTCGCGGTACAGAAGGACAACCCGAAGGACTTCGATCCCGACAACCTGTGCGGCCAGACGATCGGTGTGCAGACCGGCACCTACCAGGAGGAAGAGCTGGCGACCATGTCCGATCAGTGCGCGGCCGATGGTAAGGAAGCCATCAACGTGCTCAGCTATGGCGTCCAGTCGGATGTGACGACCAATCTGATCGGCGGCAAGGTCGTCGCCTTCTACGCCGATTCGACAGTCGCCGATTACGCCGTCGCTTTGACCGATGGCCAGCTCGAGGTCGTCGGCGGAGTACGGGATGCGGCTCCGCAGGGCATCGTCGTTTCGGCCGATGACGCGCAGCTGACCGAGGCCATTCAACGGGCCATGCAGCAGCTGATGGACGACGGCACCTGGTCAGCCATTCTGGGCAGCTGGGGCGTCGACGAGAGTGCCGGACTGAAGACCGCAGAACTCAATCCGACTGCGTGA
- a CDS encoding amino acid ABC transporter permease, translating into MSQPSDHRAADRTPNLIEAKPVPRPTVWVWAGIVSFLVLGLISSLLENKNYRWDVVAQYLFDPRVVAGVGWTLLLTVAAMVIGIVLAVATAIMRMGTNPILRGVAWAYIWFFRGTPVYTQLVFWGLLSVLYPRISVGIPFGPEFFSFTTQDVVNAFVAAILGLGLNEGAYLSEIVRSGLNSVDRGQWEAATALGMKSSTVLRRIVIPQAMRVIVPPTGNETISMLKTTSLVLAVPFMLEITFVTNAIGNKNFLPVPLLIVAALWYLFITSILMIGQQRLEAYYGRGFDGEPSQNRRLRGVSKRQQAILAAGTVHTDPNLDVTP; encoded by the coding sequence ATGAGTCAGCCATCCGATCACCGCGCTGCCGATAGGACACCGAATCTGATCGAGGCGAAGCCCGTGCCCAGACCCACGGTGTGGGTCTGGGCCGGCATCGTCAGCTTTCTCGTGCTCGGCTTGATCTCCAGCCTGCTGGAGAACAAGAACTACCGCTGGGATGTCGTGGCGCAGTACCTGTTCGACCCGAGAGTCGTCGCGGGCGTCGGATGGACACTCCTGCTCACCGTGGCTGCGATGGTCATCGGTATCGTGCTGGCGGTGGCGACCGCCATCATGCGGATGGGCACGAACCCGATCCTGCGTGGGGTCGCCTGGGCGTATATCTGGTTCTTCCGCGGCACCCCGGTCTATACACAGTTGGTCTTCTGGGGCCTGCTTTCGGTGCTGTATCCCCGGATCAGCGTGGGCATCCCCTTCGGCCCCGAGTTCTTCTCCTTCACCACCCAGGACGTGGTCAACGCCTTCGTCGCGGCGATTCTCGGCCTGGGCCTGAACGAGGGCGCCTATCTATCAGAGATCGTGCGCTCCGGCCTGAACTCGGTTGACAGGGGGCAGTGGGAAGCTGCGACCGCGCTCGGGATGAAGAGCTCGACCGTGCTGCGGCGGATCGTCATCCCGCAGGCGATGCGCGTGATCGTGCCACCCACCGGCAACGAGACGATCTCCATGCTGAAGACGACCTCGCTGGTGCTCGCGGTGCCGTTCATGCTCGAGATCACCTTCGTGACCAATGCGATCGGCAACAAGAACTTCCTGCCGGTGCCGTTGCTGATCGTGGCGGCGCTGTGGTACCTGTTCATCACGTCGATCCTGATGATCGGCCAGCAGCGCCTGGAGGCCTACTACGGACGCGGCTTCGACGGCGAACCCTCACAGAACCGCAGACTGAGGGGCGTTTCGAAGCGTCAGCAGGCGATCCTGGCGGCCGGCACGGTGCACACCGATCCGAACCTGGATGTGACCCCATGA
- a CDS encoding amino acid ABC transporter ATP-binding protein, whose protein sequence is MVDAQGIHKFFGELHVLRGIDLRVERGEVCVLLGPSGSGKSTILRCINEMEQISAGRLYVNGELMGLREVTRNGKTELHRLPDAQIARQRSRIGMVFQRFNLFPHMTALENVMEAPRQVKKVSKPDAQKLAREQLAKVGLTDRADHYPSQLSGGQQQRVAIARALAMDPELMLFDEPTSALDPELVGEVLAVMKQLAESGMTMIVVTHEVGFAREVADQVVFMDDGLIVERGTPDQVIGHPVEQRTRDFFAKVL, encoded by the coding sequence ATGGTGGATGCGCAGGGCATTCACAAGTTCTTCGGCGAACTGCATGTGCTCAGAGGCATCGATCTTCGTGTTGAGCGCGGCGAAGTGTGCGTGCTGCTGGGACCCTCGGGCTCCGGCAAGTCGACGATCTTGCGCTGCATCAACGAGATGGAGCAGATCAGCGCCGGTCGGCTCTACGTCAACGGTGAGCTGATGGGGCTACGAGAGGTCACCAGGAACGGCAAGACGGAGTTGCATCGGCTGCCGGACGCGCAGATCGCGCGGCAACGGTCGCGCATCGGGATGGTCTTTCAGCGGTTCAACCTGTTTCCGCACATGACGGCTCTGGAGAACGTCATGGAGGCGCCGCGTCAGGTCAAGAAGGTGTCCAAGCCGGACGCCCAGAAGCTGGCCCGGGAGCAGCTGGCCAAGGTGGGGCTGACCGACCGGGCCGATCACTATCCGTCCCAGCTGTCCGGCGGTCAGCAGCAGCGCGTCGCGATTGCCCGCGCTCTGGCGATGGATCCTGAACTGATGCTGTTCGATGAGCCGACGTCGGCGCTCGATCCGGAGCTGGTGGGCGAAGTGCTGGCGGTCATGAAGCAACTCGCCGAATCGGGGATGACGATGATCGTGGTGACCCATGAGGTCGGCTTCGCCCGCGAAGTCGCCGATCAGGTGGTCTTCATGGACGACGGCCTGATCGTCGAGCGGGGCACTCCGGACCAGGTCATCGGTCATCCGGTCGAGCAGCGCACCCGGGACTTCTTCGCCAAAGTCTTGTAG
- a CDS encoding antitoxin has translation MGLLDDIKSAADQHEDQVEAVIDKAGDAVDQATEKKYVGQVDQVQGFLKEKIGKPEAK, from the coding sequence ATGGGGCTATTGGACGACATCAAGTCCGCCGCCGATCAACATGAGGATCAGGTGGAAGCAGTGATCGACAAGGCTGGCGACGCAGTCGACCAGGCGACCGAGAAGAAGTATGTCGGTCAAGTCGATCAGGTCCAGGGATTCCTCAAGGAGAAGATCGGCAAGCCGGAAGCCAAGTGA
- a CDS encoding AzlD domain-containing protein yields the protein MSLWGWILAGCAVAFATKLTGYLLPSRWLESDGFRKTSSALTIALLSALVATNAFASGQTLAVDSRALALAAAAVALWRRLPFLAVVIIGATVAALGRLAGLP from the coding sequence ATGAGCCTGTGGGGTTGGATTCTGGCCGGCTGCGCGGTGGCGTTCGCAACCAAGCTGACCGGCTATCTGCTGCCGTCCAGGTGGCTCGAATCCGACGGATTCCGCAAGACCAGCAGTGCGCTGACGATCGCCCTGCTCTCGGCACTGGTGGCCACGAATGCCTTTGCCTCCGGGCAGACACTCGCCGTGGACTCCCGGGCGCTGGCACTGGCCGCTGCAGCCGTGGCGTTGTGGCGCAGGCTCCCGTTCCTCGCCGTGGTGATCATCGGTGCCACGGTCGCAGCCCTGGGACGGCTGGCCGGTCTGCCCTGA
- a CDS encoding AzlC family ABC transporter permease yields the protein MKQLLSSPAVRMGLSVSIATGLYGISFGALAVAAGLNRWQVQALSALMFTGGSQFAFVGTLSGGGMSALVAASLLGIRNAVYGAQLNGLLTPRGPLRLLMAHLTIDESFATTMAAGTAREQRRGFWTAGVGVWLLWNLFTFIGAWAGDSMSDPKIWGLDGAAVAAFLGLLWPRLRSRDAAALAIVCALVTVLAVPFTPPGIPLLVAAVVALLMHAVGRPSAADRSAGQSSGVGGSPE from the coding sequence GTGAAACAGTTGTTGAGCAGCCCCGCCGTCCGGATGGGGCTGTCGGTTTCGATCGCCACCGGGTTGTACGGGATCTCGTTCGGCGCGCTCGCCGTGGCTGCTGGGCTGAATCGCTGGCAGGTCCAGGCCTTGAGTGCGCTGATGTTCACCGGCGGCAGTCAGTTCGCGTTCGTCGGCACGTTGAGCGGTGGCGGCATGTCCGCTCTGGTCGCGGCGAGCCTGCTCGGGATCCGCAATGCGGTCTACGGAGCACAGCTGAACGGATTGCTGACGCCGCGCGGACCATTGAGACTGCTGATGGCCCACCTCACCATTGATGAATCGTTCGCCACCACGATGGCCGCCGGCACCGCTCGCGAACAGCGGCGCGGCTTCTGGACCGCAGGCGTGGGCGTCTGGCTGCTGTGGAACCTGTTCACCTTCATTGGCGCCTGGGCCGGCGATTCCATGAGCGATCCGAAGATCTGGGGGCTGGACGGGGCTGCTGTCGCGGCCTTCCTCGGACTGCTCTGGCCCAGGCTGCGCAGCCGGGATGCCGCTGCGCTGGCCATCGTGTGCGCACTGGTGACCGTGCTCGCTGTTCCCTTCACTCCCCCGGGTATCCCGCTGCTGGTGGCGGCAGTGGTAGCGCTGCTGATGCACGCTGTCGGACGTCCAAGCGCCGCCGACCGGTCGGCCGGTCAATCCAGCGGTGTCGGTGGGAGTCCCGAATGA
- a CDS encoding DedA family protein codes for MPKLLVYATLFCIVFSRAAATYAVGRGLIAGASRMRMTAKMQGARYRQACELVARFGAPVVSLCFLTVGFQTMVLLASGGLRMPLRKFLPALAVGSVLWALLYGTVGFVGFHALRVVWEFSPLLCAIAVCLLLAASIGYVLYRRIRSRESAHSKTDQYVSESVAE; via the coding sequence ATGCCCAAACTGTTGGTCTACGCGACCCTGTTCTGCATCGTGTTCTCCCGAGCTGCCGCGACCTATGCCGTCGGACGCGGTCTGATCGCCGGAGCCTCCCGCATGAGAATGACAGCGAAAATGCAGGGGGCGCGCTATCGGCAGGCCTGCGAGTTGGTCGCTCGTTTCGGGGCCCCGGTGGTCTCGTTGTGCTTCCTGACGGTCGGGTTCCAGACGATGGTGCTGCTGGCTTCGGGCGGGCTGCGGATGCCGCTGCGCAAGTTCTTGCCGGCATTGGCCGTGGGCAGCGTCTTGTGGGCTCTGCTCTACGGAACCGTCGGCTTCGTCGGCTTCCACGCCCTGCGCGTGGTGTGGGAATTCTCTCCCCTGTTGTGCGCCATCGCGGTCTGCCTGCTGCTCGCCGCGTCGATCGGCTACGTCTTGTACCGGCGTATCCGAAGCCGCGAATCCGCCCACAGCAAGACCGACCAGTATGTGAGTGAGTCCGTAGCCGAGTGA
- a CDS encoding AEC family transporter encodes MEDVLSGFFTIWFVIGIGWLLAQFRVLDAHSQRVLSQVSFWVGLPALLFGSLRRAELGRIFSQNVIVSLLAIFITLAIYLLLASTVWQRGAGHKVIGGFASCYVNANNMGLPIAAYVLHDTSWVAPILLIQVVFLQPVGLSILDALSARRNGQKTSAVRNITLPFRNPMTIGVIAGLLVNLTGVGLPELMTSTIDLVGGIAVPAMLIAFGVSLRAGPLPGYGNLGETITVSVLKVLVQPLLAFALARFVFGLDPATTLAVTVMAGLPTAQNVFIFAMRGEESVQLARDAIFITSFASIPAVTGLAALVHLI; translated from the coding sequence GTGGAAGATGTGCTGTCGGGCTTCTTCACCATCTGGTTTGTCATTGGCATCGGTTGGTTGTTGGCCCAGTTCCGGGTCCTGGACGCCCATAGTCAGCGCGTGCTGTCCCAAGTTTCCTTCTGGGTGGGCCTGCCCGCGCTGCTGTTCGGCAGTCTTCGCCGGGCCGAACTCGGCCGCATCTTCTCGCAGAACGTCATCGTGTCACTGCTGGCGATCTTCATCACCCTCGCCATCTACCTGCTGCTGGCCTCGACGGTGTGGCAGCGAGGAGCCGGACACAAGGTGATCGGTGGCTTCGCGTCCTGCTATGTCAACGCCAACAACATGGGCCTGCCGATCGCGGCCTACGTGCTGCATGACACCAGCTGGGTGGCGCCGATCCTGTTGATCCAGGTGGTCTTCTTGCAGCCGGTCGGCCTGAGCATTCTGGACGCACTGAGCGCGAGGAGGAACGGCCAGAAGACCAGCGCGGTGCGCAACATCACGTTGCCGTTCCGCAACCCGATGACCATCGGTGTGATCGCTGGGCTGCTGGTGAATCTGACCGGTGTGGGCCTGCCGGAGCTGATGACCTCGACCATCGATCTGGTCGGTGGGATAGCGGTGCCCGCGATGCTCATCGCCTTCGGTGTCTCGCTGCGTGCCGGGCCGCTGCCCGGGTACGGCAATCTGGGCGAGACCATCACGGTCAGTGTCCTCAAGGTGCTCGTCCAGCCCCTGCTGGCGTTCGCCCTGGCGCGGTTCGTTTTCGGACTCGATCCGGCGACCACCCTGGCAGTCACGGTGATGGCGGGCCTGCCAACCGCGCAGAACGTCTTCATCTTCGCGATGCGTGGCGAGGAGTCGGTGCAATTGGCCCGCGACGCGATCTTCATCACCTCGTTCGCGTCCATTCCGGCGGTGACGGGGCTTGCCGCGTTGGTGCACCTGATCTAG